The Sesamum indicum cultivar Zhongzhi No. 13 linkage group LG2, S_indicum_v1.0, whole genome shotgun sequence genome contains a region encoding:
- the LOC105176866 gene encoding heavy metal-associated isoprenylated plant protein 24-like: MGVEGTIDYIADLISSTKKKKKKQLNTVSLKVRMDCEGCGQRIKNVLSGLKGAKSVDVDWKIQKATVYGFVDAKKVLKAAQATGKKAEPWPYVPYELIAHPYASGVYDKKAPPNLVRGTDEPGVATLNPVEEKYSLMFSDDNPHACSIM; encoded by the exons ATGGGAGTTGAAGGGACAATTGATTACATAGCTGATCTGATCAGCAgcacaaagaagaagaagaagaagcagcTCAACACTGTGTCTCTCAAGGTTAGGATGGACTGTGAGGGCTGTGGCCAGAGAATTAAGAATGTCCTCTCTGGCCTCAAAG GAGCAAAATCAGTGGACGTGGACTGGAAAATTCAGAAGGCAACAGTGTACGGTTTTGTGGATGCTAAGAAAGTGCTCAAGGCAGCTCAGGCAACTGGGAAGAAAGCTGAGCCGTGGCCTTATGTGCCCTACGAACTCATCGCCCACCCCTACGCCTCCGGCGTCTACGACAAGAAGGCGCCGCCCAATCTTGTCCGTGGCACCGACGAGCCAGGCGTCGCCACTCTCAACCCTGTCGAGGAGAAGTACTCTCTCATGTTCAGTGACGACAATCCACATGCTTGCTCTATCATGTAG